Proteins encoded together in one Argiope bruennichi chromosome 1, qqArgBrue1.1, whole genome shotgun sequence window:
- the LOC129975963 gene encoding PTB domain-containing engulfment adapter protein 1-like translates to MIKQSNLLKWAQNNKNNSKNGTNKSWIHPPDALQHGHVAYLVKFLGSIEVDSAKGIDVVKDGIRKLKFNQQLKKAEGTKTPKVEVTISIDGVAIQDKQTKQIFHQYPLHRISYCANDKSDKKFFSFIAKEENKDKHMCFVFASDKLAEDITLTIGEAFDLAYRKFLDTSGRDLEAKKQLMILQKRVQDLEKENSMLKQRLAEVSKGAVTENGNMKNGQMNQNLLNLNGDIPTTRHQSAIDPGYNNTVNKNARNEMSKSMPPTSPSQELFTLVTLPITTPTVGTKLENLCLDDLDDFNPRQETPITNGNKANGMKTDIFGAPPFNPYQTSNNDPFGMGDFSSVATNDLENAIGELDKKISEMRDGFQRGISFGNEDFFDSAESH, encoded by the exons ATGATTAAACAATCCAATCTATTAAAATGGGCTCAAAATAacaagaataattcaaaaaatggaa cTAACAAAAGCTGGATTCACCCACCAGATGCATTGCAGCATGGTCATGTTGCTTATCTAGTCaag tttCTAGGCAGTATTGAAGTTGATTCAGCTAAAGGTATTGATGTTGTGAAAGATGGAATCAGAAAATTAAAG tttaatcAACAACTGAAAAAGGCTGAAGGTACAAAAACACCAAAAGTTGAAGTCACTATTTCAATTGATGGTGTTGCTATCCAAGATAAGCAAACCAAG CAAATATTCCATCAGTATCCATTGCATCGTATATCATATTGTGCAAACGACAAAtctgataagaaattttttagtttcattgcTAAAGAAGAAAATAAGGATAAACATATGTGTTTTGTATTTGCTAGCGATAAATTG GCTGAAGACATCACATTGACTATAGGAGAAGCATTTGATTTGGCATATCGAAAATTTTTAGATACATCAGGAAGAGATCTGGAGGCCAAAAAACAGTTGATGATTCTGCAAAAAAGG GTTCAAGatctagaaaaagaaaattcaatgctCAAACAGAGGTTAGCAGAAGTATCTAAAGGTGCAGTTACAGAAAATGGAAACATGAAGAATGGACAAATG aaTCAAAACCTTCTTAATTTGAATGGTGACATTCCTACTACTCGACATCAATCAGCAATTGATCCTGGCTATAACAATACAGTGAATAAAAATGCTCGAAATGAAATGTCTAAATCAATGCCTCCTACTTCTCCCTCTcag GAACTTTTTACTCTTGTAACCTTACCAATAACTACTCCTACTGTTGGCacgaaattagaaaatttatgtttGGATGACCTTGATGACTTCAATCCTAGACAAGAAACTCCCATTACTAATGGAAATAAAG cAAATGGAATGAAGACAGATATTTTTGGAGCTCCTCCATTCAACCCATATCAGACATCAAACAATGATCCATTTGGAATGGGAGATTTTAGTTCTGTTGCTACGAATGATTTAGAAAATGCTATTGGTGAACTGGATAAGAAGATATCAGAAATGCGG gATGGTTTCCAGAGAGGCATATCCTTTGGAAATGAAGACTTCTTTGATTCTGCAGAAAGCCATTGA